In Phaseolus vulgaris cultivar G19833 chromosome 10, P. vulgaris v2.0, whole genome shotgun sequence, a single genomic region encodes these proteins:
- the LOC137819580 gene encoding patatin-like protein 2 isoform X2, with protein MAHLVLFFVLVFGGQVIGGLSTQKLPPPDYGSMITILTVDSGGIKGIIPAKVLDHLDKALKAKNPNADIAHYFDVIGGTSTGGLMTAMLATPSPQNPNRAAFSPAQIVDFYKQNGPNIFKASGVFPGPLFDGEPLHNITRELLRDTRLSQTLTNVVIPAVDLKTQKPVIFSNYKLKNVPYFNALMSDICISTSALPVALPVYYFENDGVEFNMIDGGLAAGDPTQAAVSEVLQHYEYPKILVLSLGTGITKFVDIYDAQIASNWTDSDWLSKENAELVPYASAAITEYNLASLFSDFQPNSSYLRIQ; from the exons ATGGCTcatttggttttgttttttgttttggtgTTTGGTGGGCAAGTGATTGGTGGATTGAGTACCCAAAAACTACCTCCACCAGACTATGGAAGCATGATAACTATTCTGACCGTTGATAGTGGTGGTATCAAGGGGATTATTCCAGCAAAAGTTCTTGATCACTTAGATAAGGCTCTTAAG GCTAAGAATCCAAATGCAGATATAGCACATTATTTTGACGTGATAGGAGGGACTAGCACTGGTGGACTCATGACAGCTATGTTAGCCACCCCAAGCCCTCAGAATCCTAATCGTGCTGCCTTTAGTCCTGCACAAATTGTAGACTTCTACAAACAAAATGGCCCTAATATATTCAAAGCATCTGG AGTTTTCCCCGGTCCCTTATTCGATGGGGAGCCTTTACATAACATAACCCGTGAACTGTTGAGAGACACACGACTTAGTCAGACACTCACCAATGTTGTAATCCCAGCTGTCGACCTCAAGACACAAAAGCCAGTTATATTCTCAAACTACAAG CTGAAGAATGTTCCCTACTTCAATGCCTTGATGTCGGACATATGCATATCCACTTCAGCTTTACCCGTGGCTCTACCAGTCTACTATTTTGAGAATGATGGTGTTGAGTTCAATATGATTGATGGTGGTTTAGCAGCTGGGGATCCG ACACAAGCAGCAGTGAGTGAAGTGTTACAACACTATGAATATCCCAAAATCCTAGTGTTGTCTTTAGGAACTGGAATCACAAAATTTGTGGACATCTATGATGCTCAGATCGCTTCCAATTGGACAGATTCTGACTGGCTTTCTAAGGAAAATGCGGAACTTGTCCCTTATGCTTCTGCAGCCATTACTGAATACAACCTTGCTTCACTCTTCTCAGACTTTCAACCCAACAGTAGCTACCTTCGAATTCAG TGA
- the LOC137819580 gene encoding patatin-like protein 2 isoform X1, translating to MAHLVLFFVLVFGGQVIGGLSTQKLPPPDYGSMITILTVDSGGIKGIIPAKVLDHLDKALKAKNPNADIAHYFDVIGGTSTGGLMTAMLATPSPQNPNRAAFSPAQIVDFYKQNGPNIFKASGVFPGPLFDGEPLHNITRELLRDTRLSQTLTNVVIPAVDLKTQKPVIFSNYKLKNVPYFNALMSDICISTSALPVALPVYYFENDGVEFNMIDGGLAAGDPTQAAVSEVLQHYEYPKILVLSLGTGITKFVDIYDAQIASNWTDSDWLSKENAELVPYASAAITEYNLASLFSDFQPNSSYLRIQNTT from the exons ATGGCTcatttggttttgttttttgttttggtgTTTGGTGGGCAAGTGATTGGTGGATTGAGTACCCAAAAACTACCTCCACCAGACTATGGAAGCATGATAACTATTCTGACCGTTGATAGTGGTGGTATCAAGGGGATTATTCCAGCAAAAGTTCTTGATCACTTAGATAAGGCTCTTAAG GCTAAGAATCCAAATGCAGATATAGCACATTATTTTGACGTGATAGGAGGGACTAGCACTGGTGGACTCATGACAGCTATGTTAGCCACCCCAAGCCCTCAGAATCCTAATCGTGCTGCCTTTAGTCCTGCACAAATTGTAGACTTCTACAAACAAAATGGCCCTAATATATTCAAAGCATCTGG AGTTTTCCCCGGTCCCTTATTCGATGGGGAGCCTTTACATAACATAACCCGTGAACTGTTGAGAGACACACGACTTAGTCAGACACTCACCAATGTTGTAATCCCAGCTGTCGACCTCAAGACACAAAAGCCAGTTATATTCTCAAACTACAAG CTGAAGAATGTTCCCTACTTCAATGCCTTGATGTCGGACATATGCATATCCACTTCAGCTTTACCCGTGGCTCTACCAGTCTACTATTTTGAGAATGATGGTGTTGAGTTCAATATGATTGATGGTGGTTTAGCAGCTGGGGATCCG ACACAAGCAGCAGTGAGTGAAGTGTTACAACACTATGAATATCCCAAAATCCTAGTGTTGTCTTTAGGAACTGGAATCACAAAATTTGTGGACATCTATGATGCTCAGATCGCTTCCAATTGGACAGATTCTGACTGGCTTTCTAAGGAAAATGCGGAACTTGTCCCTTATGCTTCTGCAGCCATTACTGAATACAACCTTGCTTCACTCTTCTCAGACTTTCAACCCAACAGTAGCTACCTTCGAATTCAG AATACAACTTGA